A window of Synergistaceae bacterium genomic DNA:
CCGAAGGATTTCACCCTCTCCTTTGCAAAGAGGCTGGACTCCCTCTCGGAGCTGGACGTCGTGGAAGGGGCCGAGGGGATGGAGTTGCGTCCGGGACTGGCCGTTGTGGCGCCTGGAGGTTATCATATGATAGTACGGAGGAAGACTCAGGGCAGATTCTCGTGCGCGATCTCCGACGCGCCGCCGGTCCTGTCCGTGAAGCCCTCCGCGAATGTCCTCTTCAACAGCGTCGCCAACGAGGTAGGCGGCGGCACTGTAGGGGTTATCCTGACCGGTATGGGACGGGACGGCGCGGAAGGCGCGTCGGCTCTGAAGAACAAGGGCGCCAGGATAATCGCCGAGTCCCAGGAGACTTGCGTGGTCTATGGAATGCCGAAGGCGGCGGTGGAGATCGGCGTTGTCGACGAGCTGTTGCCGCTGTATTCGATTCCCGAGGCCATAATAAGAAGTGTAAGAGAAAGATAGATAACTAGACTTTACAAGGCTGGAGATGATCTGCCATGACGAATATGGATATGAGCCAATATCTGGGCGCCTTTCTCGATGAGGCAGGGGACAACCTCAAGCACCTCGACGATTTGGTGCTGTTGATCGAGAGGGACCCCGGAGATTCGGAGGCGATAGCCGAGATCTTCAGGTCTGCGCACACCCTCAAGGGTATGTCGGCCACGATGGGCTTCGACAGGATGGCCTCATTGACCCACGCCATGGAGGATATGCTGGAAAAGATCCGCCAGGGGGACAACGAGCTGACCCCCGGGACCATAGACCTGCTCTTTCGCTCGCTGGACACGCTGCAGGCGATGGTGGACGCCATCCGGAGCGAGGGGAACGACTCCTCGGTGGAGACGGACGACCTGGTGGCGACCATACGCACCGCCTCCATCTCTTTCGAGCCGGAAGAGGAGCCGGAGAAGGAGCTGGACTCCAGCCTCTCGGATCAGGAGAAAGAGTGGGTGGACGAGGCGGCTGCCAAGGGGCTCTCCGTCTTCGAGATCTTCGTCACTCTCTCTTCCGGGTGTCTGCTGAGGGCCGCCAGGGCGTACATGGTTGTCAACAGGCTTGACGAGACCGGCGACATAATAAAGACGGTCCCCCCGGTGGAAGCCCTGGAGAGAGAGGAGTTCGACTTCAGCTTCTTCGTCTACGTGTCGACCCACTATAAGGCGGAGGAGCTGGAGGATCTGGTCAATAGGGTCAGCGAGGTCGAATCCGTCACCGTAAGGGAACTCTCC
This region includes:
- a CDS encoding chemotaxis protein CheA, which produces MSQYLGAFLDEAGDNLKHLDDLVLLIERDPGDSEAIAEIFRSAHTLKGMSATMGFDRMASLTHAMEDMLEKIRQGDNELTPGTIDLLFRSLDTLQAMVDAIRSEGNDSSVETDDLVATIRTASISFEPEEEPEKELDSSLSDQEKEWVDEAAAKGLSVFEIFVTLSSGCLLRAARAYMVVNRLDETGDIIKTVPPVEALEREEFDFSFFVYVSTHYKAEELEDLVNRVSEVESVTVRELS